The following coding sequences lie in one Acidobacteriota bacterium genomic window:
- a CDS encoding PDZ domain-containing protein, with protein sequence MRRLMLVLAAVVILSAGAAPAADETPVLAKAPTLSRTAVVFEYGGYLWSVPREGGPARQLTTGGHEGFPFFSPDGRWIAFSGTYDGNAEVYVMPAAGGVPRRLTWHPDMDIVDGWTPDGKSVLFKSPREAYADLDRLYTVPIEGGPAAALPMWRGEDACFSPDGTRIAYVPNTVWQTSWKRYHGGQTTPIYIVRLSDLALEKLPRENSNDSRPAWYGDKVYFLSDRNGPKTLFAYDTKTKAVTQVLENAGLDLKSVSAGPDALVYEQFGGIFVFDPASGSSRRVRIEIAGDLPATRAHYDKVTGRIQNADISPSGARAVFEARGEILSVPAEKGDFRNLTRTTAVAERDPAWSPDGKSIAFFSDESGEYALHIVDQSGLGPARRIGLGEPPSYFYKPIWSPDGRKIACTDKRLNLWYVDVDKGTPVKVATDRFDDPSSAMNPAWSPDSQWLTYTKELENHFHAVFVYALASGKEWRITDGISDVRYPAFDKGGKYLVFAVSTDVGLSVGWLDLSSYQHPMLRSVYAAVLKKGDPSPVPPESDEEKVEPAKKEDEGPAKGAGADKGQAAKGKEAPAEGPAKVAIDFDGLGQRIVALPIPAANYVGLSAGKAGTLFLAEIPDVPRFDAPGTASISKFDLTTRKTEPFVAGVGTFVVSANGEKALYSQGPVWAITGTGGPAKPGEGALKLDQAEVYVDPRAEWAQMYHEVWRIERDFLYDPNLHGLDLKAAEAGYAPYLQAVGGREDLNYLFDEMLGEITVGHMFIGGGDSPQPRRVAGGLLGADYRVENGRFRFARVYNGENWNPDLRAPLTQPGVDVKAGEYLIEANGRDVRPQIEVYGYFENTAGKQITIKVGPSPDGKDARSLTVVPVASEFALRNRAWEEDNRRKVDELSGGKLAYVHVPDTAAGGYVNFNRFYFAQVDKQGAIIDERYNHGGQIADYIVDMLKRPLRNAAVTREGEKLTSPAAQIYGPKTMIINEMSGSGGDALPWMFRQDRIGPLVGMRTWGGLVGIWNYPPLMDGGSVTAPRGAIYGLNGDWEVENRGIAPDIEVENDPASVAAGRDPQLEKAVAVTLEALAKNPVVIPGPPPYPNYHKKK encoded by the coding sequence ATGCGGCGCTTGATGCTCGTTCTGGCGGCGGTCGTTATTCTGTCGGCGGGGGCCGCTCCGGCGGCGGACGAGACCCCGGTCCTGGCCAAGGCGCCGACCCTAAGCCGGACGGCGGTCGTTTTCGAGTACGGCGGGTACCTCTGGAGCGTTCCCCGCGAGGGCGGGCCGGCCCGGCAGCTCACGACAGGCGGCCATGAGGGCTTCCCGTTCTTCTCGCCGGACGGCCGGTGGATCGCGTTCTCGGGGACGTACGACGGCAACGCCGAGGTCTACGTGATGCCCGCCGCCGGCGGCGTGCCCAGGCGGCTGACCTGGCATCCCGACATGGACATCGTCGATGGCTGGACGCCCGACGGCAAGAGCGTCCTCTTCAAGTCGCCGCGCGAGGCCTACGCCGATCTCGATCGGCTCTACACCGTGCCCATCGAGGGCGGCCCGGCCGCGGCGCTGCCGATGTGGCGCGGCGAGGACGCCTGCTTTTCGCCGGACGGGACGCGCATCGCTTACGTGCCCAACACGGTCTGGCAGACCTCCTGGAAGCGCTACCACGGCGGGCAGACGACGCCCATCTACATCGTCCGGCTGAGCGATCTCGCGCTCGAGAAGCTGCCGCGGGAGAACTCCAACGATTCGCGGCCGGCGTGGTACGGAGACAAGGTCTATTTCCTGTCCGACCGGAACGGGCCGAAGACGCTCTTCGCCTACGACACGAAGACGAAGGCCGTCACCCAGGTCCTCGAGAACGCGGGCCTCGACCTGAAGTCGGTCTCGGCCGGGCCCGACGCCCTGGTCTACGAGCAGTTCGGCGGCATCTTCGTGTTCGACCCGGCTTCGGGGAGTTCGCGGCGCGTTCGGATCGAAATCGCCGGCGACCTGCCCGCGACCCGGGCGCATTACGATAAAGTGACGGGCCGGATCCAGAACGCGGACATCTCGCCGTCGGGCGCCAGGGCCGTATTCGAAGCGCGCGGCGAGATCCTATCCGTCCCCGCCGAAAAAGGGGACTTCCGCAACCTGACCAGGACGACGGCCGTGGCCGAGCGCGATCCGGCCTGGTCGCCGGATGGGAAGTCCATCGCCTTCTTTTCCGACGAGTCCGGGGAATACGCGCTCCATATCGTCGATCAATCCGGGCTCGGCCCGGCGAGGCGGATCGGCCTGGGCGAGCCGCCGTCATATTTCTACAAGCCGATCTGGTCGCCCGACGGCAGGAAGATCGCCTGCACGGACAAGCGGCTCAACCTCTGGTACGTTGACGTCGACAAGGGGACGCCGGTCAAGGTCGCCACCGACCGGTTCGACGATCCGTCGTCGGCCATGAACCCGGCCTGGTCGCCCGACAGCCAGTGGCTGACCTACACCAAGGAGCTCGAGAACCATTTCCACGCCGTGTTCGTCTATGCCCTGGCGAGCGGGAAGGAATGGCGGATCACGGACGGCATCAGCGATGTCCGCTATCCCGCCTTCGACAAGGGCGGCAAGTACCTGGTCTTTGCCGTCAGCACGGACGTCGGGCTGTCGGTTGGCTGGCTCGATCTTTCGAGCTATCAACACCCTATGCTGCGGAGCGTATACGCCGCGGTCCTGAAGAAGGGCGATCCGTCGCCCGTGCCGCCGGAGAGCGATGAGGAAAAGGTCGAGCCGGCGAAGAAAGAGGACGAGGGCCCGGCCAAGGGCGCCGGCGCGGACAAGGGACAGGCGGCCAAGGGCAAGGAGGCGCCGGCCGAGGGGCCGGCCAAGGTCGCCATCGACTTCGACGGCCTCGGGCAGAGGATCGTCGCCCTGCCCATCCCGGCCGCGAACTACGTCGGCCTGAGCGCCGGAAAGGCCGGAACGCTGTTCCTGGCGGAGATCCCGGACGTGCCGCGCTTCGATGCGCCGGGGACCGCGTCCATCTCGAAGTTCGACCTGACGACGAGGAAGACGGAGCCGTTCGTCGCGGGCGTCGGAACGTTCGTCGTTTCCGCAAACGGCGAAAAGGCGCTATATTCCCAGGGCCCGGTCTGGGCCATCACGGGGACGGGGGGTCCGGCGAAGCCGGGCGAAGGCGCCCTCAAGCTGGACCAGGCGGAGGTCTACGTCGATCCGCGGGCCGAATGGGCCCAGATGTATCATGAGGTCTGGCGGATCGAGCGGGACTTTCTCTACGACCCGAACCTCCACGGGCTGGACCTGAAGGCCGCGGAAGCCGGGTACGCGCCGTATCTCCAGGCGGTCGGCGGCCGGGAGGACCTGAACTACCTGTTCGACGAGATGCTCGGCGAGATCACGGTCGGGCACATGTTCATCGGCGGCGGCGATTCTCCGCAGCCCAGGCGTGTCGCCGGCGGGCTCCTCGGGGCGGATTACCGCGTCGAGAACGGGCGCTTCCGCTTCGCCCGGGTGTACAACGGCGAGAACTGGAACCCCGACCTGCGGGCGCCGCTCACCCAGCCGGGCGTGGACGTCAAGGCGGGGGAGTACCTCATCGAGGCGAACGGCCGGGACGTCCGCCCGCAGATCGAGGTCTACGGCTACTTCGAGAACACGGCCGGCAAGCAGATCACGATCAAGGTCGGGCCGTCCCCGGACGGCAAGGACGCGCGTTCGCTGACCGTCGTGCCGGTCGCGAGCGAGTTCGCCCTGCGCAACCGCGCCTGGGAAGAAGACAACCGCCGCAAGGTCGACGAGCTGAGCGGCGGGAAGCTGGCCTACGTTCACGTGCCCGATACGGCCGCCGGGGGCTATGTGAACTTCAACAGGTTCTATTTCGCCCAGGTCGACAAGCAGGGAGCGATCATCGACGAGCGGTACAACCACGGCGGCCAGATCGCGGATTACATCGTCGACATGCTGAAGCGGCCGCTGCGCAACGCGGCCGTCACCCGCGAGGGGGAGAAGCTCACGTCGCCGGCGGCCCAGATCTACGGGCCCAAGACGATGATCATCAACGAGATGTCCGGCTCTGGCGGCGACGCGCTGCCGTGGATGTTCCGCCAGGACAGGATCGGGCCGCTCGTGGGGATGCGGACCTGGGGCGGCCTGGTCGGCATCTGGAACTATCCGCCGCTCATGGACGGCGGGTCGGTCACGGCCCCGCGCGGCGCCATCTACGGGCTGAACGGCGATTGGGAAGTCGAGAACCGCGGCATCGCGCCCGATATCGAGGTCGAGAACGACCCGGCCTCGGTCGCGGCCGGACGCGACCCGCAGCTCGAGAAGGCGGTGGCGGTCACGCTCGAAGCCCTGGCAAAGAACCCCGTGGTCATCCCGGGGCCGCCGCCCTACCCGAATTACCACAAGAAGAAATAG
- a CDS encoding AarF/ABC1/UbiB kinase family protein encodes MGGFSFAGEETFVRLKDIGLVLSKYGLREVAEKLRLPKRLFAKRGRSPLSLGQKVRAILEELGPTYVKLGQALSCHPDILPRDIIQELEKLQERAETFPSAQAEKIIARTLKKPVKAAFPEFDPVPFAAASLSQVHHARLASGERVAVKVQRPGLEKAIRGDLDLMRLLARLLDKHFPELRRYDLPGLVAEFERSIEKEIDFRLEADNYERFRKNFAGDPGVYFPRVYREHSGRDVLTLEYIHGAGIDSLLRSDTAHDRRRVAERGVRAVFKQIFEDGFFHADPHKGNLIIMKDDVVCFIDVGMVGVLDPEARGLLDRVLIAVAYRDVPDLVSVLRDGDMVPEDADLRAFKEDLDDLFDRYYGADLDHIDLAAGLTTFIGLIQKHRVRMPSDFILLVRCLIILEGVGRQLEPGFNPARSLMPYARQALEKEFKPTEVVKDIGEFFRKNFWMMKSFPGDLMRFLYRIVNGKAELKVDHRGLEEINLGIKKASSRLAAGVLVAGVLVASALVVRSNLPPLVRGFSLLGLLGYAASLVFAVVSFVRIFRDIR; translated from the coding sequence ATGGGGGGATTTTCGTTCGCCGGGGAGGAAACCTTCGTCCGCCTGAAGGATATAGGCCTCGTTCTGTCCAAGTACGGCCTGCGGGAGGTCGCCGAAAAGCTGAGACTGCCGAAAAGGCTTTTCGCCAAAAGGGGTCGGAGCCCTCTTTCCCTGGGACAGAAGGTCAGGGCCATCCTCGAGGAGCTCGGCCCGACCTATGTCAAGCTCGGGCAGGCCCTGAGCTGCCATCCGGACATCCTTCCCCGGGACATCATCCAGGAGCTGGAGAAGCTCCAGGAAAGGGCCGAGACCTTCCCCTCCGCCCAGGCGGAAAAGATCATCGCCCGGACGCTCAAGAAGCCGGTGAAGGCGGCTTTTCCGGAGTTCGACCCGGTTCCCTTTGCCGCCGCGTCACTGTCCCAGGTCCATCACGCCCGTCTGGCCTCGGGAGAAAGGGTGGCCGTCAAGGTCCAGCGGCCGGGCCTGGAAAAGGCCATCCGGGGGGACCTGGATCTGATGCGCCTGCTGGCCCGCCTCCTGGACAAGCATTTCCCCGAGCTCCGAAGATACGATCTGCCCGGCCTGGTCGCCGAGTTCGAGCGGTCGATCGAGAAGGAGATAGATTTCCGGCTGGAGGCCGACAACTACGAGCGATTCCGGAAGAACTTCGCCGGCGATCCCGGGGTCTATTTCCCGAGGGTCTACCGGGAGCACTCGGGCCGGGACGTCTTGACCCTCGAGTACATCCACGGGGCCGGGATCGACTCGCTGCTGCGCAGCGACACCGCGCACGACCGGCGCCGGGTCGCGGAGCGGGGCGTCCGGGCCGTCTTCAAGCAGATCTTCGAGGACGGCTTCTTCCACGCGGATCCCCACAAGGGCAACCTGATCATCATGAAGGACGATGTCGTCTGCTTCATCGACGTGGGAATGGTCGGCGTTCTCGACCCGGAAGCGCGCGGCCTGCTCGACCGGGTCCTGATCGCGGTCGCCTACCGCGACGTCCCGGATCTCGTCTCCGTCCTCCGGGACGGGGACATGGTCCCCGAGGACGCCGATCTGAGGGCGTTCAAGGAGGATCTGGACGATCTCTTCGACCGATATTACGGCGCCGATCTTGATCATATCGACCTGGCGGCCGGCCTCACCACGTTTATCGGCCTGATCCAGAAGCATCGGGTCCGGATGCCTTCGGACTTCATCCTGCTCGTACGCTGCCTCATCATCCTCGAGGGCGTCGGCCGGCAGCTCGAGCCGGGATTCAATCCCGCCCGGAGCCTGATGCCCTATGCCCGGCAAGCCCTGGAGAAGGAGTTCAAGCCGACCGAGGTCGTCAAGGACATAGGCGAATTCTTCCGGAAGAACTTCTGGATGATGAAATCGTTCCCCGGCGATCTGATGCGGTTCCTTTATCGTATCGTCAATGGGAAGGCCGAGCTGAAGGTCGACCACCGGGGCCTGGAAGAGATCAACCTCGGGATCAAGAAGGCCAGCAGCCGCCTGGCCGCGGGCGTCCTCGTAGCCGGCGTCCTCGTCGCCTCGGCCCTCGTCGTCCGGAGCAACCTGCCCCCCCTGGTCCGGGGCTTCTCCCTGCTTGGCCTTCTAGGCTATGCGGCGTCGCTCGTCTTCGCCGTCGTCTCGTTCGTCAGGATCTTCCGGGACATCAGGTAG
- a CDS encoding NYN domain-containing protein: MPAGRLLLVDGYNIIHRLPDLEAGLDGGLQNARNQLALRVSGWSRKHPGVECVIVFDGAFEHSGGRGERIAGIRCVYSLTAHGGDAEIVRLVREFKGRKADVTVVSDDNYVGNNCRAHGAAVRPSGFLAVTKARPAAPAGGGEGAKSPAEAKGLGRKAAAEIDAELKKRFGL; the protein is encoded by the coding sequence ATGCCCGCCGGCCGCCTCCTTCTCGTCGACGGGTACAACATCATCCATCGCCTGCCCGATCTCGAAGCCGGCCTGGACGGCGGGCTCCAGAACGCCCGCAATCAGCTGGCCCTTCGCGTTTCCGGCTGGAGCCGGAAGCACCCAGGGGTCGAGTGCGTGATCGTCTTCGACGGCGCGTTCGAGCATTCGGGCGGCCGCGGCGAGCGGATCGCCGGGATCCGCTGCGTTTATTCGCTCACCGCCCACGGCGGCGACGCCGAGATCGTCCGCCTGGTCCGGGAATTCAAGGGCCGGAAGGCCGACGTCACCGTGGTCTCGGACGACAACTACGTCGGCAACAACTGCCGGGCCCATGGCGCGGCCGTCAGGCCTTCCGGCTTCCTCGCGGTCACGAAAGCGCGTCCGGCCGCTCCCGCCGGCGGCGGCGAGGGGGCCAAGAGCCCGGCCGAAGCCAAGGGCCTCGGCCGGAAGGCGGCCGCGGAGATCGACGCCGAGCTCAAAAAGAGATTCGGGCTTTGA
- a CDS encoding ABC transporter ATP-binding protein has protein sequence MMVFEGVTFGYEPGRPVVRESSLALGPGLTLLVGPNGCGKSTLLKLAAGVERPDRGRILVDRFDLWEREVEARRRLAYLPEFPDITPYATLDDVLRLVCRLRGEPRRAGAQALDRFGLAAESGRSVRELSSGQRKRALFAAAFVGRPDHVLLDEPLDSLDRQIADDVLRWIGERTAAGATMVVVSHSLEPLAGLATGAVTVHDGSAELHADIPADAASRLRFLDALARGRTGGAA, from the coding sequence ATGATGGTCTTCGAAGGCGTCACCTTCGGCTACGAGCCGGGACGTCCCGTCGTCCGCGAATCCTCGCTCGCGCTGGGCCCGGGCCTGACCCTTCTCGTCGGTCCGAACGGCTGCGGCAAGAGCACGCTGCTCAAGCTGGCGGCCGGCGTGGAGCGCCCGGACCGGGGCCGCATCCTGGTGGACAGGTTCGATCTCTGGGAGCGGGAGGTGGAGGCGCGGCGGCGGCTGGCCTATCTGCCCGAATTCCCCGACATCACGCCCTATGCCACTTTGGACGACGTTCTCCGCCTGGTCTGCCGCCTCCGGGGCGAGCCGCGGCGGGCGGGCGCCCAGGCCCTCGACCGCTTCGGGCTGGCCGCCGAATCGGGACGTTCGGTCCGGGAGCTGTCCTCCGGGCAGCGGAAACGGGCGCTCTTCGCCGCGGCCTTTGTCGGACGGCCCGATCATGTCCTCCTGGACGAGCCGCTCGACTCGCTCGACCGGCAGATCGCCGACGACGTCCTGCGCTGGATCGGAGAGCGGACGGCCGCCGGGGCGACCATGGTCGTGGTCTCGCACTCGCTCGAGCCGCTGGCCGGCCTCGCGACCGGCGCCGTGACCGTGCATGACGGCTCGGCCGAGCTTCACGCGGACATCCCCGCCGACGCGGCATCGAGACTGCGGTTCCTCGACGCGCTGGCCCGGGGCCGGACCGGGGGAGCCGCCTGA
- a CDS encoding tetratricopeptide repeat protein, giving the protein MGIPRVVALVVCIVAAAACAGRPAPSAPGGAAGQPVFERALDQGVLFLARGEYGKAAAAFRTAVEARPDSAKARNYLGLCYFHDKDYALAREQFEKAIAADASFATAYNNLAGVCSIKNEFARAAELYKKALAISPDMVSANYNLGVLLCNIGRAKEGFGYISRGIALDPDYLEKNAEMTAAFSSRSGDMKEAYFAYARAYAAAGDIGKTVEYLNKARDAGFTDWSRILRDQEFVKVLGDPRIKSFVRGPGL; this is encoded by the coding sequence ATGGGAATTCCTCGCGTTGTGGCCCTCGTCGTCTGCATCGTCGCGGCGGCCGCCTGCGCCGGCCGTCCGGCTCCGTCCGCGCCGGGCGGCGCAGCGGGCCAACCGGTCTTCGAGCGGGCCCTTGACCAGGGCGTGCTGTTCCTGGCCCGGGGCGAATATGGCAAGGCCGCGGCCGCGTTCCGGACGGCCGTGGAGGCCAGGCCCGATTCGGCCAAGGCCCGCAATTACCTGGGGCTCTGCTATTTCCATGACAAGGACTATGCCCTGGCCAGGGAGCAATTCGAAAAAGCGATAGCCGCGGACGCGTCGTTCGCCACGGCCTACAACAACCTGGCCGGGGTCTGCTCCATCAAGAACGAGTTCGCCCGGGCCGCAGAGCTTTACAAAAAGGCTCTGGCGATCTCGCCGGACATGGTGTCCGCCAACTACAACCTGGGCGTCCTGCTCTGCAACATCGGCCGCGCCAAAGAGGGGTTCGGGTATATCTCCCGCGGCATCGCCCTCGACCCGGATTACCTGGAGAAGAACGCGGAGATGACCGCGGCCTTCTCTTCCCGGTCCGGCGACATGAAGGAAGCCTACTTCGCCTATGCCAGGGCCTACGCGGCCGCCGGCGACATCGGCAAAACCGTGGAATACCTGAACAAGGCCCGGGACGCCGGCTTCACCGACTGGTCGAGGATCCTCCGCGACCAGGAGTTCGTGAAGGTCCTCGGCGACCCGAGGATCAAGAGCTTCGTCAGGGGCCCGGGCCTCTGA